The following coding sequences lie in one Mucilaginibacter sp. KACC 22773 genomic window:
- a CDS encoding Hsp20/alpha crystallin family protein, whose translation MSTLVKTNGFPSLRSMMEDFWNTDRFFDKSLFSGEQLPAVNIRETKDNFELEVAAPGFKKDDFKISTENGLITISAETSNEQKEEKGNYTRKEFSKTAFTRMFSLPENVTEEKIKASYKDGLLVIDLKKSGKDLTAKKEVKID comes from the coding sequence ATGTCAACTTTAGTAAAAACTAACGGCTTTCCCTCATTAAGGTCAATGATGGAAGATTTTTGGAACACCGACAGGTTCTTCGACAAATCCCTTTTTTCTGGCGAGCAATTACCAGCAGTTAACATCCGGGAAACAAAAGATAATTTTGAACTGGAAGTAGCAGCACCCGGCTTTAAAAAGGACGATTTTAAGATCTCAACCGAAAATGGCTTGATAACCATCAGCGCGGAAACCAGTAATGAGCAAAAAGAAGAAAAAGGAAACTACACCCGTAAGGAGTTTTCAAAAACGGCTTTCACCCGTATGTTCAGTCTGCCTGAAAACGTAACGGAAGAAAAGATTAAAGCATCGTACAAAGATGGCTTATTGGTCATTGATCTTAAAAAATCAGGCAAGGACCTGACGGCTAAAAAAGAGGTAAAAATTGACTGA
- a CDS encoding zinc-dependent alcohol dehydrogenase family protein produces MADQEFHKIEIDFLLGLPDDHFIRLPASPYPTTIPLLVYIHPVAERQFKTSLRQMLFVKINSNCVKMETPGFMQAMVFEKAGQPLTLQRVPVPKPADGQVLLKILACGICRTDLHIIDGELAQPKLPLIPGHEIIAEVAGFGNGLNALPLKTIVGVPWLGYTCGHCRYCKQGKENLCDHALFTGYTIDGGFAEYAIADARYCFPLANKNYNAPSSAPLLCAGLIGYRSYRMIDPSAINIGIYGFGAAAHIIIQIARAQGKRIFAFTRTGDEAAQQFARQLGAAWAGNSTEASPELLDAAMIFAPAGELIPMALGQVAKAGQVICGGIHMSEIPAFSYDLIWGERTIKSVANLTRQDGLDFFEALKAIPVHTQTTLFRLSQANEAIEQLRKGQINGAAVLTMD; encoded by the coding sequence TTGGCCGACCAGGAGTTTCATAAAATTGAAATAGATTTTCTGCTGGGTTTGCCGGATGATCATTTCATCCGGCTACCGGCATCGCCGTACCCGACCACTATTCCATTACTGGTTTATATCCACCCGGTTGCTGAGCGGCAATTTAAAACATCCCTACGGCAAATGTTGTTTGTTAAGATAAACTCTAATTGCGTTAAAATGGAAACTCCCGGGTTCATGCAGGCCATGGTATTCGAAAAAGCAGGCCAGCCACTTACGCTTCAACGGGTGCCGGTACCCAAACCGGCTGATGGCCAGGTTCTGCTGAAGATCCTGGCCTGTGGTATCTGCAGAACAGACCTGCATATCATCGACGGCGAACTTGCCCAGCCTAAACTTCCGCTGATACCTGGCCATGAAATTATTGCAGAGGTAGCCGGATTTGGAAATGGGCTGAATGCTTTGCCATTGAAAACCATCGTCGGGGTCCCTTGGTTAGGTTATACCTGCGGGCATTGCAGGTACTGCAAACAAGGTAAGGAAAACCTTTGCGATCATGCCTTATTTACCGGTTATACTATTGATGGTGGTTTTGCCGAATATGCCATAGCCGATGCACGCTACTGTTTTCCACTCGCCAACAAAAATTACAATGCCCCTTCATCTGCACCCCTACTCTGTGCCGGGCTAATAGGCTATCGCTCGTACCGGATGATTGACCCGTCCGCAATCAATATTGGCATTTACGGTTTCGGCGCCGCGGCGCATATTATCATCCAGATTGCCCGGGCGCAGGGAAAAAGAATTTTTGCTTTTACCCGCACCGGCGATGAAGCTGCGCAGCAATTTGCCAGGCAATTAGGAGCCGCGTGGGCCGGTAACAGCACTGAAGCGTCCCCGGAATTACTTGACGCGGCTATGATATTTGCGCCCGCTGGGGAGTTGATTCCTATGGCTTTAGGACAGGTTGCAAAGGCCGGGCAGGTCATTTGCGGCGGCATTCACATGAGCGAGATTCCAGCTTTTTCGTATGACCTCATCTGGGGTGAAAGAACGATAAAGTCAGTAGCTAACCTGACGCGACAGGATGGTCTGGACTTTTTCGAGGCATTGAAAGCAATCCCTGTACATACACAAACAACCTTATTTCGCCTTTCGCAAGCCAATGAAGCCATTGAACAATTAAGAAAGGGCCAAATTAACGGAGCGGCTGTTTTGACAATGGATTAA
- a CDS encoding MlaD family protein, which yields MVNEGENNTKLGVFTLAGLLALIFSFYMIGKNHNLFGGGIEIKARFSNLNGLIAGNNVLYAGIQAGTVKDMQLLNDTLIEVILLIDPKVGAFIHKNAIASIGTEGLMGNKVINIQPGTGGDLAINKGDYLQTRKAVNTDAMLQTLDKTNNNIALISEELKSTVGRINESKIFEVLNDKDLGSELRSSLSNVHQATAYARDMATNLDIIVKGIKKGRGAAGLLLTDTAFAGNLNNTMQKIGLVSDNANQATIRLNTLIEGVKQDLSSKDGSLSVLLRDSVLAGQLKQTMKNIQDGTAGFNQNMEALKHNFLLRGYFKNLEKNKKKDQF from the coding sequence ATGGTAAACGAGGGAGAAAACAATACCAAATTAGGTGTATTTACATTGGCCGGATTACTGGCGCTGATATTTTCCTTTTATATGATTGGGAAAAACCACAACCTGTTTGGTGGTGGTATTGAAATAAAAGCACGTTTTTCCAATTTGAACGGATTAATAGCCGGGAACAATGTGTTGTATGCCGGAATTCAGGCCGGAACTGTTAAAGACATGCAGTTGCTTAACGATACCTTGATTGAAGTTATCTTGTTGATAGACCCCAAAGTAGGCGCATTTATACATAAAAATGCCATTGCCAGCATTGGAACGGAAGGCCTAATGGGGAATAAAGTTATTAATATTCAACCCGGAACGGGCGGGGACTTAGCGATAAACAAAGGCGATTACCTGCAAACCCGGAAAGCCGTAAATACTGATGCTATGCTACAAACCCTGGATAAGACCAATAATAATATCGCTCTTATTTCAGAAGAATTAAAAAGCACGGTGGGGCGCATTAACGAAAGCAAAATTTTTGAAGTGCTGAATGACAAAGATTTGGGCTCAGAACTTCGGTCTTCTTTAAGCAATGTTCATCAGGCCACAGCGTATGCAAGGGACATGGCTACAAACCTTGATATTATAGTAAAAGGAATCAAGAAGGGAAGGGGCGCTGCCGGACTGTTACTGACCGATACAGCGTTTGCGGGAAACTTAAATAACACAATGCAAAAGATCGGGTTGGTTAGTGACAATGCAAACCAGGCTACCATCCGGTTGAATACATTGATTGAAGGAGTTAAACAGGATCTATCGTCGAAAGATGGTTCCCTGTCCGTCTTGCTCCGTGATTCTGTGCTGGCCGGACAACTAAAACAAACGATGAAAAATATTCAGGATGGTACTGCCGGATTTAATCAGAATATGGAAGCCTTGAAACACAACTTTTTGCTGAGGGGCTATTTCAAAAACCTCGAAAAAAACAAGAAGAAAGACCAGTTTTGA
- a CDS encoding ABC transporter ATP-binding protein gives MEAPIRSSITGKATGVPETVIEIEHLCKRFGKNVVLNDFNLKVYKTENLVVLGKSGSGKSVLIKCVIGLLKPDSGKIIVLGKNIPELDHENLDKIRTKIGFLFQGNALYDSMTVRENLEFSLRRQWFRLPQTEVDDMVKEALENVGLPHTVDMMPAELSGGMLKRVALARTLILKPEIILYDEPTTGLDPVTAREIDNLILSLQKKYHTASIIISHDMNCVKNTADRVVLLLDGKCYMEGGYHELEASADENIKQFFE, from the coding sequence ATGGAAGCGCCAATCAGATCATCAATAACCGGCAAGGCAACAGGAGTACCTGAAACTGTAATTGAAATTGAACATCTCTGCAAAAGATTCGGGAAAAATGTGGTGCTTAATGATTTTAACCTAAAAGTGTACAAGACTGAAAACCTGGTGGTGCTCGGTAAGTCGGGATCAGGAAAATCTGTTTTGATCAAATGCGTCATCGGACTTTTAAAGCCCGATAGCGGCAAGATCATCGTGCTGGGAAAAAACATACCAGAATTAGATCACGAAAACCTGGATAAGATCAGGACAAAAATTGGTTTTCTTTTTCAGGGGAACGCTCTTTATGATTCGATGACTGTGAGAGAAAATCTTGAATTTTCTCTTCGAAGGCAATGGTTCAGGCTGCCACAAACTGAGGTGGACGATATGGTAAAGGAAGCGCTGGAAAATGTGGGGTTGCCGCATACTGTGGATATGATGCCGGCAGAGCTTTCCGGAGGTATGCTAAAAAGAGTGGCGCTGGCCCGTACACTGATCCTTAAACCAGAAATTATACTGTACGATGAACCAACCACTGGCCTGGACCCTGTAACCGCCAGGGAGATCGACAATCTCATTTTATCCCTGCAGAAAAAATATCATACCGCATCCATCATTATATCTCATGATATGAATTGCGTTAAAAATACAGCCGACCGGGTGGTTTTGCTGCTGGATGGAAAGTGTTATATGGAAGGCGGCTACCATGAACTTGAAGCTTCTGCGGATGAAAATATTAAACAATTTTTTGAATAA
- a CDS encoding MlaE family ABC transporter permease: MDSLDKVHWAFTDRLLEFFKETGHVARFAGHFFSMGLKPRFEVKELLAQCYLIGYKSLPLIGLTGFIMGLVLTMQLRPSLVSYGVESELPVMVGIAIVREIGPVITALIFAGKIGSSIGAELGSMKVTEQIDAMEVSGTNPFKYLVATRVVASTLMLPILTILSDAISLFGAYIGVNIRSVTSIRLFYTQVFDSLNFGDLTPAVIKTFFFGFAVGIVGCYKGYNSSKGTRGVGSSANTAVVLASVLIFIIDLLAVQLTDVLGLN, translated from the coding sequence ATGGATAGCTTAGATAAAGTTCATTGGGCTTTTACTGACCGATTACTGGAATTCTTTAAAGAAACCGGTCATGTAGCAAGATTTGCCGGCCATTTTTTTTCTATGGGCCTGAAACCTCGTTTTGAGGTAAAAGAACTTTTGGCACAGTGTTATTTAATTGGTTACAAGTCGCTGCCGCTGATTGGCTTGACCGGATTTATTATGGGCCTCGTATTAACTATGCAATTAAGACCTTCTCTGGTCAGTTACGGGGTCGAATCTGAGTTGCCTGTGATGGTGGGCATAGCTATTGTCCGCGAGATTGGCCCGGTGATCACCGCCCTGATATTTGCAGGTAAAATTGGCAGCAGTATTGGCGCCGAATTAGGCTCGATGAAAGTAACCGAGCAGATTGATGCCATGGAAGTAAGTGGTACTAATCCCTTTAAATATTTAGTAGCCACGCGGGTAGTAGCATCAACCTTAATGTTGCCTATACTTACCATCCTTAGTGATGCAATTTCTTTATTTGGAGCTTATATTGGTGTCAATATCCGTTCAGTCACCAGTATTCGCCTGTTTTACACCCAGGTGTTTGACAGTTTAAACTTTGGTGATCTTACTCCGGCAGTAATCAAAACATTCTTTTTTGGCTTTGCGGTAGGTATTGTAGGTTGTTATAAAGGCTATAATTCCAGTAAAGGTACGCGTGGCGTTGGCAGTTCGGCTAATACAGCCGTTGTGCTGGCTTCTGTATTGATATTCATCATTGACCTGCTGGCCGTTCAACTCACCGACGTTCTTGGACTAAATTAA
- the ppsA gene encoding phosphoenolpyruvate synthase: MEPFIKKFSEIGLLDIAEVGGKNASIGEMFTHLVPMGIQVPDGFAVTAAAYQYFLKKNELEQPLQKILQSLDRDNFTNLSQVGAKARKLMTDAQVPQDLQMAIIDAYDYLFSFSEPAVAVRSSATAEDLPDASFAGQHESYLNIQGHGAVIHAVQQCFVSLYTDRAIKYREDKGFDYAKVFLSVGIQQMVRSDLGCSGVGFTLEPESGFRDVVHLAGVWGLGENMVQGTVIPDEFVVFKPTLKKNKQAIIQKKLGSKSKMLVYTQGGNDKHTTINKDTAWELRGEFVLNDMEIEKLARWAMIIEEHYQKPMDFEWAKDGQNHQLYIIQARPETVHSQQKKLQIKTCRISEKGETITTGAAVGHHITSGFARLLSSPDEAGKLNEGDILVTDTTSPDWDPILKKVAGIVTNKGGRTSHAAIIARELGAVAIVGTENGTVKIKDGEEITLCCTEGKTGTVYRGKMNWKETLTDVKAIHLPEHPKAQLIVGDPDQAFQLAFYPNHGVGLMRLEFIITHSVKVHPMALVNFDQVINETDRLKIENLTHRYLHKTDYFIDQLAQGVATIAAAFYPKEVIVRMSDFKSNEYAGLIGGRYFEPEEENPMIGFRGASRYTHERYREGFRLECEAMKRVRDDMGLTNVKLMVPFCRTVEEGKKVIAEMQKHGLIKGDNELEIFVMAEIPSNVLLAEEFAAVFDGFSIGSNDLTQLTLGIDRDSALISDLFDEQNAASKKLIVLMIEKANKLKRKVGLCGQAPSDSKEFTRLIVTAGIDSISFNPDALINGINNINETLSSPIKSTKTGYPPVDVKKASKHVKGTA; encoded by the coding sequence ATGGAACCTTTCATCAAAAAATTCAGTGAAATCGGGCTGCTGGATATCGCCGAGGTTGGTGGTAAAAATGCTTCCATCGGAGAAATGTTTACCCATTTGGTGCCCATGGGCATACAAGTTCCGGATGGTTTTGCTGTTACCGCTGCAGCCTATCAATATTTTTTAAAAAAGAATGAACTGGAACAACCTTTGCAAAAAATACTTCAGAGTCTCGACAGGGATAATTTTACCAATCTTTCCCAGGTAGGTGCCAAAGCCAGAAAACTGATGACGGATGCACAAGTTCCCCAGGATCTCCAAATGGCCATTATTGACGCATATGATTATTTGTTTAGTTTTTCCGAACCGGCTGTAGCTGTTCGTAGCAGTGCTACTGCGGAGGATCTTCCGGATGCCAGTTTTGCTGGGCAGCATGAATCTTATTTAAATATTCAGGGACACGGGGCTGTAATTCACGCTGTACAACAATGCTTTGTATCGTTGTACACTGATCGTGCTATTAAATACCGGGAAGATAAGGGGTTTGATTACGCTAAAGTTTTTCTTTCTGTGGGTATTCAGCAAATGGTACGCTCTGACCTTGGCTGCTCGGGCGTAGGCTTCACCCTCGAACCGGAATCAGGGTTTCGCGATGTGGTGCACCTTGCCGGGGTTTGGGGGTTAGGCGAAAATATGGTGCAGGGTACGGTTATCCCGGATGAGTTTGTAGTATTTAAGCCCACCTTGAAAAAAAATAAGCAAGCGATTATACAGAAAAAATTGGGCAGTAAAAGCAAAATGCTGGTATATACCCAGGGCGGGAATGATAAGCATACAACTATCAATAAGGATACGGCCTGGGAATTGAGGGGCGAGTTTGTACTGAATGATATGGAAATTGAAAAACTGGCCCGCTGGGCCATGATCATCGAAGAACACTACCAAAAACCGATGGACTTTGAATGGGCGAAAGACGGACAGAACCATCAGCTTTACATCATCCAGGCAAGACCAGAAACCGTACACAGCCAACAAAAGAAGCTGCAGATCAAAACTTGTCGTATTTCAGAAAAGGGCGAAACGATAACAACAGGGGCTGCAGTGGGACACCATATCACCAGTGGTTTTGCACGCTTGCTAAGCTCTCCTGACGAAGCCGGCAAACTTAATGAGGGCGACATTCTCGTTACCGACACTACCAGCCCGGATTGGGATCCTATACTCAAAAAAGTAGCCGGTATTGTCACCAACAAAGGTGGCAGAACCAGTCATGCGGCCATCATTGCCAGGGAATTAGGTGCAGTTGCTATTGTAGGTACTGAAAATGGCACGGTTAAAATCAAAGACGGAGAAGAGATTACCCTGTGCTGTACAGAGGGTAAAACCGGAACCGTTTACCGTGGTAAAATGAATTGGAAAGAAACCCTTACTGATGTTAAAGCAATCCATTTGCCTGAACACCCGAAGGCACAGTTAATTGTGGGGGATCCTGATCAGGCATTTCAACTGGCTTTTTATCCTAACCATGGCGTTGGGCTTATGAGGCTGGAGTTTATCATTACCCATTCTGTTAAGGTGCACCCTATGGCGCTGGTCAATTTTGATCAGGTTATTAACGAAACAGACCGGCTGAAAATCGAGAACCTCACTCATAGGTATTTGCATAAAACCGATTATTTTATTGATCAGTTGGCGCAGGGTGTAGCCACCATTGCGGCAGCTTTTTACCCAAAAGAGGTCATCGTTAGGATGAGCGATTTTAAGAGTAATGAATATGCCGGCCTTATTGGCGGCAGGTACTTTGAACCGGAAGAAGAAAATCCTATGATAGGGTTCAGGGGGGCTTCCCGTTATACGCACGAACGTTACCGGGAAGGATTTCGTTTGGAGTGTGAGGCCATGAAAAGGGTAAGGGACGATATGGGCCTCACAAATGTTAAACTTATGGTTCCGTTCTGCCGAACAGTTGAGGAGGGTAAAAAGGTTATAGCTGAAATGCAAAAGCACGGATTAATAAAGGGGGATAACGAACTGGAGATTTTTGTTATGGCCGAAATTCCAAGTAACGTTTTGCTCGCTGAAGAATTTGCCGCTGTTTTTGATGGTTTTTCAATCGGTTCCAACGATCTGACCCAATTAACACTCGGTATTGACAGAGACTCTGCCCTGATTTCCGATTTATTTGACGAGCAGAATGCCGCCAGCAAGAAGTTGATTGTTTTGATGATTGAAAAGGCAAATAAATTGAAGCGAAAAGTAGGACTTTGCGGACAGGCACCAAGTGACTCCAAAGAGTTTACCAGGCTAATTGTTACCGCAGGTATCGACAGCATTTCGTTTAACCCGGATGCGCTCATCAATGGTATTAATAATATTAATGAAACGCTTTCGTCTCCAATCAAGTCTACAAAAACAGGCTATCCGCCGGTTGATGTTAAAAAAGCATCAAAACATGTAAAGGGTACAGCTTAA
- a CDS encoding universal stress protein produces MKKILVLTDYTYNANHAAAAAIPLGAKLHANILLFNTFLSHPVLSELGGMPYDAEQVIWVDESKGKITDLKKRLEKLVAKVPNREHRPSVDCLREEGSLQYQLKFLLERKDIELIIMGARSGTTIEHLLIGSDTSTVINQTNRPVLIIPESANLKKIKKVTVACDFDEGDLNAVHYLTKLGRLFDFQLEILHVSLWGDSDSREIEMKTKFSNRVKRYRYPKISYHNIFGKELPARLNRYCEENQSDLLVLVHDHHSFLSRIFKGSNANAQLTNQQIPVMVIPSGM; encoded by the coding sequence ATGAAAAAGATACTGGTGTTAACCGATTATACATATAATGCAAACCATGCAGCGGCGGCGGCTATTCCACTTGGTGCTAAGTTACACGCGAATATTTTATTGTTTAACACTTTCCTTAGCCATCCCGTTTTATCCGAGCTTGGCGGAATGCCTTATGATGCGGAGCAGGTGATCTGGGTAGACGAAAGCAAGGGGAAAATCACCGATCTTAAAAAGCGCCTGGAGAAACTTGTTGCGAAGGTACCAAATCGGGAGCACCGGCCCAGTGTCGATTGTCTGCGGGAAGAGGGGAGCCTGCAGTATCAGCTAAAGTTTCTGCTTGAAAGAAAGGATATCGAACTCATTATTATGGGAGCCCGCTCGGGCACAACCATAGAACATTTGTTGATTGGCAGTGACACCAGTACAGTGATCAATCAAACAAACCGGCCGGTTTTGATTATTCCCGAAAGCGCTAACCTTAAAAAGATAAAAAAAGTTACAGTTGCCTGCGACTTTGATGAAGGCGATCTGAATGCGGTACATTACCTCACCAAACTCGGCCGTCTTTTTGATTTTCAACTGGAAATTTTACATGTGTCGCTTTGGGGCGATAGCGATTCCCGTGAAATAGAAATGAAAACTAAATTTTCTAACCGGGTAAAAAGATACCGCTACCCTAAGATATCATACCACAACATTTTCGGCAAGGAATTGCCTGCTCGCCTGAATCGTTATTGTGAGGAGAACCAATCTGATTTACTTGTCCTGGTGCATGACCATCATAGTTTTTTAAGCAGGATATTTAAAGGAAGTAATGCCAATGCACAATTAACAAACCAGCAGATACCGGTAATGGTAATCCCCTCAGGTATGTAA
- a CDS encoding zinc-binding alcohol dehydrogenase family protein: protein MQIIVCAEPGKMALGQREKTAIKEGYAQIRIRRIGVCGTDLHAFEGTQPYFNYPRVLGHELSGELVEPNGAPGFKKGEIVTFIPYFNCGVCIACRSGKPNCCAKINVCGVHVDGGMAEYLNVPIYSLVHGEGLSYDELALVEPLAIGAHGIRRAGVKSGEYVLVMGAGPIGLGIMEFARIAGAKVIAMDLNTKRLEFCRDRLHVDHIVNVSTEDVPERLATITNGDMPTVVIDATGSLKAINNGFQYMAHGARYVLVGLQKGDISLNHPEFHKREATLMSSRNATREDFEHVISCMKKGLVQPSNYITHRVQFDKVPDEFESWLDPVNGVIKAMIEI, encoded by the coding sequence ATGCAAATAATAGTTTGTGCAGAGCCTGGAAAAATGGCACTCGGGCAACGGGAAAAAACTGCTATAAAAGAAGGCTATGCCCAAATCAGGATCAGACGGATAGGTGTTTGCGGTACCGATTTACATGCTTTTGAGGGGACACAGCCATATTTCAATTACCCCCGCGTTCTGGGGCATGAGCTTTCGGGCGAGTTAGTTGAGCCGAACGGGGCACCCGGTTTTAAAAAAGGCGAGATTGTTACATTCATCCCATACTTTAACTGTGGTGTTTGTATTGCCTGCAGATCAGGAAAACCTAACTGTTGTGCTAAAATTAATGTCTGTGGCGTTCATGTAGACGGAGGAATGGCCGAATACCTTAATGTACCAATATATTCGCTGGTACATGGCGAGGGGCTAAGTTATGATGAACTGGCATTGGTAGAACCATTGGCCATAGGGGCTCACGGGATCAGGCGGGCTGGTGTAAAATCTGGCGAATATGTACTGGTGATGGGAGCCGGGCCAATAGGCCTTGGAATAATGGAGTTTGCCCGCATTGCGGGAGCAAAGGTAATCGCCATGGACCTCAATACAAAAAGACTTGAATTTTGCAGGGACAGACTGCATGTAGATCATATTGTTAACGTATCGACCGAAGATGTACCGGAGCGACTGGCTACAATAACAAACGGAGACATGCCTACAGTGGTGATAGATGCCACGGGCAGCTTAAAGGCAATTAATAACGGGTTTCAATATATGGCACATGGAGCCAGGTATGTTCTGGTTGGTTTGCAAAAAGGCGATATTAGTTTGAATCACCCGGAGTTTCACAAACGCGAGGCTACTTTAATGAGCAGTCGTAACGCTACGCGGGAAGATTTTGAACATGTTATTTCATGTATGAAAAAAGGCCTGGTGCAACCGTCTAATTACATTACCCATCGTGTACAATTTGATAAGGTACCGGATGAGTTTGAAAGCTGGCTTGATCCGGTCAATGGCGTAATTAAAGCAATGATAGAGATATAG
- a CDS encoding L-rhamnose mutarotase yields the protein MKRHCLALDLKDDPHLIAEYEYWHKAENGWPEVRRSILDAEIMDMQIYRTGNRLFMIMETSENYFAAKKAAMDALNPKVQEWEQLMWKFQQPLPWAKEGEKWVMMDQIFQL from the coding sequence ATGAAGAGACATTGTTTAGCCCTTGACCTAAAGGATGATCCGCATTTGATAGCCGAATACGAATATTGGCACAAAGCAGAAAATGGCTGGCCCGAGGTGCGGAGAAGTATACTTGATGCTGAGATTATGGATATGCAGATTTATCGAACAGGAAATCGTTTATTTATGATCATGGAGACCAGCGAGAACTATTTTGCTGCAAAAAAAGCAGCCATGGACGCACTTAACCCTAAGGTGCAGGAATGGGAGCAACTGATGTGGAAATTTCAGCAGCCCTTGCCCTGGGCAAAAGAAGGGGAGAAGTGGGTAATGATGGATCAAATTTTTCAGCTTTAA
- a CDS encoding aldo/keto reductase encodes MEKIIFPKVIFGTSGLGNLYVPLSDEAKLAIVAQSIKCSRKPVVFDSAGKYGAGLALESLGRSLKQLNVSPSEVFISNKLGWLRTELKTAEPTFEPGVWRDLKHDAVQKISYEGILECYEQGNELLGDYRAELVSVHDPDEYLAAAKNEADQMQRYQDILEAYRALHELKQQGKVKAIGVGSKDWRIIKRITRDVGLDWVMIANSMTIHSHPVELVEFMQELENQEIAIINSAVFNGGFLTGSAYYNYQLKDPVKDKSLYHWRALFYRLCKDFNINPVDACIVFGLKAPGVKSIALNTTNADRVALNVAIASLKIPGGFWNEMGERGLINKAFASAYL; translated from the coding sequence ATGGAAAAGATTATATTCCCTAAAGTGATTTTCGGAACCAGCGGATTAGGAAATTTATATGTGCCGCTTTCGGATGAAGCTAAATTGGCAATCGTTGCACAGAGCATAAAATGTTCGCGGAAACCGGTTGTATTTGATTCTGCAGGTAAATATGGTGCCGGGTTGGCACTTGAATCACTGGGCAGATCTTTAAAGCAATTGAATGTCAGCCCGTCAGAGGTGTTTATAAGCAATAAGCTGGGCTGGTTACGTACTGAACTGAAAACAGCCGAACCTACATTCGAGCCCGGGGTTTGGCGTGACCTGAAACATGATGCAGTGCAAAAAATAAGCTATGAAGGCATCCTGGAATGTTATGAACAGGGCAATGAACTTCTTGGCGATTACCGTGCCGAACTGGTATCCGTACATGATCCGGATGAATACCTCGCCGCGGCGAAGAATGAGGCTGATCAAATGCAACGTTACCAGGATATACTGGAAGCTTACCGGGCTTTACATGAATTAAAACAACAAGGCAAAGTAAAAGCTATAGGTGTAGGATCAAAAGACTGGAGGATAATTAAAAGAATAACCCGTGATGTAGGGCTGGATTGGGTCATGATAGCCAATAGCATGACAATTCACAGCCATCCGGTTGAGTTAGTTGAGTTTATGCAGGAGCTTGAAAATCAGGAAATAGCGATTATAAACTCTGCGGTTTTTAACGGAGGTTTCTTAACCGGGTCGGCTTACTATAACTATCAGTTGAAAGACCCGGTAAAAGACAAAAGCTTGTATCACTGGCGGGCGCTGTTTTACCGGTTGTGCAAGGATTTTAACATTAACCCTGTTGATGCATGTATTGTTTTTGGATTAAAAGCACCGGGGGTTAAAAGCATTGCATTGAATACCACTAATGCAGATAGAGTTGCACTAAATGTTGCGATAGCTTCCCTAAAAATTCCAGGGGGATTCTGGAATGAGATGGGGGAGCGGGGATTGATTAACAAAGCATTTGCTTCCGCTTATTTATAA